A region from the Variovorax sp. V93 genome encodes:
- a CDS encoding MarR family winged helix-turn-helix transcriptional regulator yields the protein MSIDPLALCLNIGRAHASLNLKLQEELGAFHGLNYEDFTLLHRLLGAEGGRMPAADLARSLGLPVSALIRKIVLLEKSGLAERTAGANGDGRHAAIRPGGRKLMQAAVTTAEAICADTVKSLAPENLSQINAALLALCHDGTPYDRAVQRVDY from the coding sequence ATGAGCATCGATCCGCTGGCCTTGTGCCTCAACATCGGCCGCGCCCACGCCAGCCTGAACCTGAAGCTCCAGGAGGAGTTGGGCGCCTTCCATGGCCTGAACTACGAAGACTTCACGCTGCTTCATCGGCTCCTAGGCGCCGAAGGCGGCCGCATGCCGGCGGCCGACCTTGCCCGATCCCTGGGGTTGCCGGTTTCGGCGTTGATTCGCAAAATAGTCCTGCTCGAAAAATCGGGACTGGCCGAACGCACGGCTGGCGCCAATGGAGACGGCCGCCACGCAGCCATTCGCCCCGGCGGCAGAAAATTGATGCAAGCTGCCGTCACGACCGCCGAAGCAATCTGTGCCGATACGGTGAAATCGCTGGCTCCGGAAAACCTGTCGCAGATCAACGCTGCGCTCCTTGCGCTTTGCCACGACGGCACGCCGTACGACCGAGCGGTCCAACGGGTAGATTACTGA
- a CDS encoding DUF2239 family protein — protein MPSDTPPGNLIVFAAFKCIAQGSTADVLAQLRERKDDTPYLVFNEQTGELLDFDVHHRAGVVAHAAGAEVPEETPRGVGRPKLGVVAREVTLLPRHWDWLNRQPGGASVALRRLVQEASRVNADRDAVRASREAAYRFMTAIAGALPGFEEATRALFAGERERFEALIGSWPADLRIHLQKLSAAGWSTTA, from the coding sequence ATGCCATCCGACACGCCACCCGGCAACCTGATAGTTTTTGCGGCCTTCAAGTGCATCGCCCAGGGCAGCACCGCCGACGTGCTCGCACAATTGCGCGAGCGCAAGGACGACACGCCCTATCTCGTGTTCAACGAACAGACCGGTGAACTGCTCGACTTCGACGTGCACCACCGGGCCGGCGTGGTGGCGCATGCAGCCGGCGCCGAGGTCCCCGAAGAAACCCCGCGAGGCGTGGGCCGCCCGAAGCTCGGCGTGGTCGCGCGCGAAGTCACCCTGCTGCCGCGCCACTGGGACTGGCTCAACCGCCAGCCCGGCGGCGCCTCGGTCGCGCTGCGGCGGCTGGTCCAGGAAGCGAGCCGCGTCAACGCCGACCGCGACGCCGTGCGCGCATCGCGTGAAGCCGCCTACCGCTTCATGACCGCGATCGCCGGCGCCCTGCCCGGCTTCGAGGAGGCCACCCGCGCGCTGTTCGCGGGCGAGCGCGAGCGCTTCGAGGCGCTGATCGGCTCCTGGCCTGCGGACCTGCGCATCCACCTTCAAAAATTGTCCGCCGCCGGATGGAGCACCACCGCATGA
- a CDS encoding GIY-YIG nuclease family protein — MPQETRRALARKYKETVRPAGVFAIRNTLSGRLYVAGSLDVEGAMNRARFELGLGSHRNKALVRDWAAHGAANFSFEVIDRVKERDDPAFDRAAELEKLLVLWREELQCHGDRGYDAP, encoded by the coding sequence ATGCCCCAGGAAACGAGGCGCGCCCTCGCCAGGAAATACAAGGAAACGGTCCGCCCCGCGGGCGTCTTCGCCATCCGCAACACCCTCAGCGGCCGCCTCTACGTGGCCGGCAGCCTCGATGTGGAGGGAGCCATGAACCGCGCCCGCTTCGAACTCGGCCTGGGTTCGCATCGCAACAAGGCGCTGGTGCGCGACTGGGCCGCGCACGGTGCGGCGAACTTCAGCTTCGAGGTGATCGACCGCGTCAAGGAACGCGACGACCCGGCCTTCGACCGCGCCGCGGAGCTCGAAAAGCTCCTTGTGCTCTGGCGCGAGGAGCTTCAGTGCCACGGCGACCGGGGCTACGACGCGCCATGA
- a CDS encoding MATE family efflux transporter, with amino-acid sequence MRASPESAATGQSGLHGTPVAPVGAPRALWKTFLFFLAPMLLSNILQSMSGTINNIYIGQMIGVGALAAVSSFFPVMFFFIAFVIGLGAGASVLIGQAWGARDAAKAKAIAGTALSVGILLGLAVAVFGGAFTTPLLAFLGTPPDVLADSTRYARIMLIAMPGLFVFLLSTAMLRGVGDTVTPLLTLLISTGTGLVVTPALIRGWGGLPQLGVASAAWASVLAFVLATLWLGWRLRRRGSPLAPDAEFIRHLRIDPKLLKAVLKVGIPTGVQMIVVALAEVALLSLVNSYGSSATAAYGAVNQVVAYVQFPAISIAITASILGAQAIGAGRADRLGAIARTALLMNLVLTGGLVLLGYLFSRHLMGFFITSAPVIEIAQTLLHIMLWSLVIFGMASAISGIMRASGSVLVPTAISILCLIGIEVPVAWFMSHRIGLNGIWWAYPVTFGAMLLLQTAYYRLVWRRKAIRRLV; translated from the coding sequence ATGAGAGCAAGCCCTGAAAGCGCAGCCACCGGCCAGAGCGGCCTGCACGGCACGCCGGTGGCGCCCGTGGGCGCGCCGCGCGCGCTGTGGAAGACCTTCCTGTTCTTCCTCGCGCCGATGCTGCTCAGCAACATCCTGCAGTCGATGTCGGGCACCATCAACAACATCTACATCGGCCAGATGATCGGCGTCGGCGCGCTGGCGGCCGTGTCGAGCTTCTTTCCGGTGATGTTCTTCTTCATCGCCTTCGTCATCGGCCTGGGCGCCGGCGCCTCGGTGCTGATCGGCCAGGCCTGGGGTGCGCGCGATGCCGCCAAGGCCAAGGCCATTGCGGGCACCGCGCTGTCGGTGGGCATCCTGCTGGGGCTGGCGGTGGCCGTGTTCGGCGGCGCCTTCACGACGCCGCTGCTGGCCTTCCTGGGCACGCCGCCCGACGTGCTGGCCGACTCCACGCGCTACGCGCGCATCATGCTGATCGCGATGCCGGGGCTGTTCGTGTTCCTGCTCTCCACCGCCATGCTGCGCGGCGTCGGCGACACGGTCACGCCGCTGCTCACGCTGCTGATCTCCACCGGAACCGGCCTCGTGGTCACGCCCGCGCTGATCCGCGGCTGGGGCGGCCTGCCGCAGCTCGGCGTTGCGAGCGCGGCCTGGGCCTCGGTGCTGGCCTTCGTGCTCGCCACGCTGTGGCTGGGCTGGCGCCTGCGCCGCCGCGGCAGTCCGCTGGCGCCCGATGCGGAGTTCATCCGCCACCTGCGCATCGATCCCAAGCTGCTGAAGGCCGTGCTCAAGGTGGGCATACCCACGGGCGTGCAGATGATCGTGGTGGCGCTGGCCGAGGTGGCGCTGCTGTCGCTGGTCAACAGCTATGGCTCCAGCGCCACCGCCGCCTATGGCGCGGTGAACCAGGTGGTGGCCTACGTGCAGTTCCCGGCCATCTCGATCGCGATCACGGCGTCCATCCTTGGCGCGCAGGCCATCGGGGCGGGCCGGGCCGACCGGCTGGGCGCCATCGCCAGGACCGCGCTGCTCATGAACCTGGTGCTGACCGGCGGCCTGGTGCTGCTGGGCTACCTGTTCTCGCGCCACCTCATGGGCTTCTTCATCACCAGCGCGCCGGTGATCGAGATCGCGCAGACGCTGCTGCACATCATGCTGTGGAGCCTCGTGATCTTCGGCATGGCCTCGGCCATCTCGGGGATCATGCGCGCCAGCGGCTCGGTGCTGGTGCCCACGGCCATCTCGATCCTCTGCCTGATCGGCATCGAGGTGCCCGTGGCCTGGTTCATGAGCCACCGCATCGGGCTCAACGGCATCTGGTGGGCCTACCCCGTGACCTTCGGCGCGATGCTGCTGCTGCAGACGGCCTACTACCGGCTGGTGTGGCGCAGGAAGGCGATCCGGCGGCTGGTGTAG
- a CDS encoding VOC family protein, whose amino-acid sequence MQKIVPCLWFDGNGEDALKFYSSIFPNSRVTDRLFWGDTNPSLKGSLLTATFELDGQAFMVLNGGPQYKFTPAISMLVQCETQAEVDHYWDRLLEGGGQPVQCGWLTDRYGVSWQVVPMAMVRMFQDKDSAKAARAMQAMMKMIKLDLAAAQKAFDGE is encoded by the coding sequence ATGCAGAAGATCGTTCCCTGCCTCTGGTTCGACGGCAACGGCGAAGACGCGCTCAAGTTCTACAGTTCGATCTTTCCGAACTCGCGCGTGACCGACAGGCTGTTCTGGGGCGACACCAATCCGAGCCTCAAGGGCTCGCTGCTGACCGCCACCTTCGAGCTCGATGGGCAGGCGTTCATGGTGCTCAACGGCGGGCCGCAGTACAAGTTCACGCCGGCCATCTCGATGCTCGTGCAGTGCGAGACACAGGCCGAAGTGGACCACTACTGGGACAGGCTGCTCGAGGGCGGCGGCCAGCCGGTGCAGTGCGGCTGGCTCACCGACCGCTACGGCGTGTCGTGGCAGGTCGTGCCGATGGCGATGGTCCGGATGTTCCAGGACAAGGATTCGGCCAAGGCCGCCCGCGCGATGCAGGCGATGATGAAGATGATCAAGCTCGATCTCGCCGCGGCGCAGAAAGCATTCGACGGCGAGTGA